One window of the Archaeoglobus sulfaticallidus PM70-1 genome contains the following:
- a CDS encoding acetoacetate decarboxylase family protein, producing the protein MQWTSPLTKFGRSALVPEGPWSYAFDAIAVHAVANPDRLKNITELKTDGEMWIYFADIISHSPNFPQLNYETPQLVQYKEVAFFIKIEFEGKSYAYCPFMYVDNDVSLMRGYIVGFPKKIASIGITRDHPLMKQKIFGANAMRAGYSLIRAKVEVEEKAKSLPLDNFGTWILRRYIGLMGIDELIEFVPEVEYEYIYRGKATLEIGGGINDELEFFKPEKILEGYRYSALLKVKDIRVLKSEK; encoded by the coding sequence ATGCAGTGGACTTCACCACTCACAAAATTCGGAAGGTCTGCTCTTGTTCCAGAAGGGCCATGGAGCTATGCTTTCGACGCAATAGCCGTGCACGCTGTTGCTAATCCGGATAGGTTGAAGAATATAACAGAGCTCAAGACTGATGGTGAGATGTGGATATACTTCGCAGACATAATTTCCCACAGTCCAAACTTTCCACAGCTAAACTATGAGACTCCACAGTTAGTCCAGTACAAAGAGGTTGCCTTTTTCATCAAAATTGAATTTGAAGGAAAAAGTTATGCCTACTGCCCATTCATGTATGTTGATAACGATGTTTCCCTGATGAGAGGGTACATAGTGGGATTTCCGAAGAAGATTGCGAGCATTGGGATAACAAGAGATCATCCGCTAATGAAACAGAAAATTTTCGGAGCGAACGCTATGAGGGCAGGATACAGCCTGATCAGAGCAAAAGTAGAGGTGGAGGAAAAAGCTAAGAGTCTTCCCTTGGACAACTTTGGCACATGGATTCTCAGAAGATACATCGGGCTGATGGGAATTGACGAACTGATCGAGTTCGTGCCAGAGGTCGAGTATGAATATATCTATAGAGGAAAAGCAACGCTCGAAATCGGAGGAGGAATAAACGATGAGCTGGAGTTTTTCAAACCAGAGAAGATACTTGAGGGATACAGATATTCAGCCTTGCTGAAGGTCAAGGATATCAGAGTTCTGAAATCAGAAAAATGA